GTCAACTTCCCCAAGGAGCACGCCTTCACGGCAACAGCGTCTCCATCGCCGCCGTGCCTTCTCCCGGAGGCTCTAGCACGGCACCACGCGCACGGAGTTGGACCGCACCAGTGCTGCTCCTCCGTGATCCAGTCCATTGACGCTCCGGTATCCACCGTGTGGTCCGTCGTGCGCCGCTTCGACAAACCGCAGGGATACAAGAACTTCGTCAAGAGCTGCCACGTCGTCGCCTCGGGAAACGGCGGAGACGACGGAATCGGAGTCGGCGCGTTGCGCGAGGTGCGCGTGGTTTCCGGCTTGCCAGCTGAGTCAAGCACGGAACGGTTAGAGATCTTGGATGACGAGCGCCACGTCATCAGCTTCAGCGTCGTAGGCGGAGACCACCGTTTGAGGAACTACCGCTCCGTTACAACGCTTCACGGAGACGGTAACGGCGGAACAGTTGTGATTGAATCGTACGTCGTTGATGTACCGATCGGTAACACTAAAGAAGAGACTTGCGTGTTCGTTGATACGATCGTACGGTGCAACTTGCAGTCCCTCGCTCAGATCGCTGAGAACATGGCCAAAACAACCCCTCACAaatgaagcaaaaaaaaaaaagtaaccgtcattcattttcttttcttttttttattttattttgatatgcTGAGTTGGAATTTCGGAGAGGAAGAGCAGAAGGAGGGAAGGAATAAGTGTTACTCTTTTCTTCTCCAAAACTAAAACCTCGCGTTTT
The Arachis stenosperma cultivar V10309 chromosome 7, arast.V10309.gnm1.PFL2, whole genome shotgun sequence genome window above contains:
- the LOC130941464 gene encoding abscisic acid receptor PYL4-like; the encoded protein is MPSPLQLHRFDPSTDAATATATAIATGVNFPKEHAFTATASPSPPCLLPEALARHHAHGVGPHQCCSSVIQSIDAPVSTVWSVVRRFDKPQGYKNFVKSCHVVASGNGGDDGIGVGALREVRVVSGLPAESSTERLEILDDERHVISFSVVGGDHRLRNYRSVTTLHGDGNGGTVVIESYVVDVPIGNTKEETCVFVDTIVRCNLQSLAQIAENMAKTTPHK